In one window of Streptomyces roseofulvus DNA:
- a CDS encoding RecB family exonuclease — MSTSERLPEGPRAPMSLSPSRASDFMQCPLLYRFRVIDRLPERPSAAATRGTLVHAVLERLFDDPAAERTVPRAKAMIPGQWDRLLESKPELGELFADDPAGERLGQWLAEAEALVERWFTLEDPARLEPAERELFVETELESGLRLRGVIDRVDVAPTGEVRIVDYKTGKAPRPEYSEGALFQMTFYALVVWRLKGIVPRRLQLVYLGSGDVLTYDPVEADLRRVERKLHALWDAIRTATETGDWRPRPTKLCGWCDHRAVCPEFGGTPPVYPLEIVSARPAEAGPAGQGRMGGDPTAS; from the coding sequence ATGAGTACGAGCGAGCGGCTCCCGGAGGGGCCCCGGGCGCCCATGTCGCTGTCGCCCTCGCGGGCGAGCGACTTCATGCAGTGTCCCCTGTTGTACCGGTTCCGGGTGATCGACCGGCTGCCGGAGAGGCCGAGCGCTGCGGCGACGCGGGGGACGCTGGTGCACGCGGTGCTCGAGCGGCTCTTCGACGATCCGGCGGCGGAGCGGACGGTGCCGCGGGCGAAGGCGATGATCCCGGGGCAGTGGGACCGGCTCCTGGAGTCGAAGCCGGAGCTGGGCGAGCTGTTCGCGGACGATCCGGCGGGCGAGCGGCTCGGGCAGTGGCTGGCGGAGGCCGAGGCGCTGGTGGAGCGGTGGTTCACGCTGGAGGATCCGGCGCGGCTGGAGCCGGCGGAGCGCGAGCTGTTCGTGGAGACGGAGCTGGAGTCGGGGCTGCGGCTGCGCGGGGTGATCGACCGGGTGGACGTGGCGCCGACGGGTGAGGTGCGGATCGTCGACTACAAGACGGGGAAGGCGCCGCGGCCGGAGTACAGCGAGGGCGCGCTGTTCCAGATGACGTTCTACGCCCTGGTGGTGTGGCGGCTGAAGGGGATCGTCCCGCGCCGGCTGCAGCTGGTGTACCTGGGCAGCGGTGACGTGCTGACGTACGACCCGGTGGAGGCGGATCTGCGGCGGGTGGAGCGGAAGCTGCACGCGCTGTGGGACGCGATCCGGACGGCGACGGAGACGGGCGACTGGCGGCCGCGGCCGACGAAGCTGTGCGGCTGGTGCGATCACCGGGCGGTCTGCCCGGAGTTCGGGGGGACTCCCCCGGTCTATCCGCTGGAGATCGTTTCCGCGCGCCCGGCGGAGGCGGGCCCGGCGGGGCAGGGCAGAATGGGCGGCGACCCGACCGCCTCGTGA
- a CDS encoding ABC transporter substrate-binding protein, protein MKTHHKWLTAPLAAGLSAALLGGCGTEQIPGSGSADAVRVGMSDEILATDPAAGYDPGSWLLFNNVFQSLLAFPKGGSLPEPEAAEKCAFGDGSTVYTCTLRPGLKFSNGNPLTSEDVKFSFERALKIADPSGPAPLLSTIDTIETPDERTVVFRLKVPDATFPSKIASGAGSIVDHREYSADALRTDGKAVGSGPYKLDSLSDTEAVFSANTGYQGTAERRNDRVALKLYQGDRAALAKAFADGDLDVAYRGLSAGDISALEASTEDRGVQVVQGSSAEVQHLVFNMKDPVAGKLAVRKAIAHLVDRDALVEDVYKSTATPLYSIVPAGINGHNTAFFDTYGAPDPAKAKKALRAAGITDKVTLTLWSTPSRYGPSTDAELKAIAAQLNASGLFDADVKSVAFDQYEKDIAAGKYGVYVKGWVPDYPDADNFTAPFFGEGNVLSNHYENKTITGTLLPKTAATADRSATDKEYGALQDVVAEELPVLPLWQGKQYAVTRDGVTGLEWTLDASTVFRFWELRTS, encoded by the coding sequence GTGAAGACGCACCACAAGTGGCTGACCGCCCCGCTCGCCGCGGGCCTCTCCGCCGCCCTCCTCGGCGGCTGCGGCACCGAACAGATACCGGGCTCCGGCTCGGCCGACGCCGTCCGGGTCGGCATGTCCGACGAGATCCTGGCGACCGACCCCGCCGCCGGCTACGACCCCGGCTCCTGGCTGCTGTTCAACAACGTCTTCCAGTCCCTCCTCGCCTTCCCCAAGGGCGGCTCCCTGCCCGAGCCCGAAGCCGCCGAGAAGTGCGCCTTCGGCGACGGCAGCACCGTCTACACCTGCACCCTCCGCCCCGGCCTGAAGTTCTCCAACGGCAACCCGCTCACCTCCGAGGACGTCAAGTTCTCCTTCGAGCGCGCCCTGAAGATCGCCGACCCCTCCGGCCCGGCGCCGCTGCTCTCCACCATCGACACCATCGAGACCCCCGACGAGCGGACCGTCGTCTTCCGCCTCAAGGTCCCGGACGCCACCTTCCCCAGCAAGATCGCCTCCGGCGCCGGCTCGATCGTCGACCACCGCGAGTACTCCGCCGACGCCCTCCGCACCGACGGCAAGGCCGTCGGCTCCGGCCCCTACAAGCTGGACTCCCTCAGCGACACCGAGGCCGTCTTCTCCGCCAACACCGGCTACCAGGGCACCGCCGAGCGCCGCAACGACCGGGTCGCCCTCAAGCTCTACCAGGGCGACCGCGCCGCCCTCGCCAAGGCGTTCGCCGACGGCGACCTCGACGTCGCCTACCGCGGCCTGTCCGCCGGCGACATCTCCGCCCTGGAGGCCTCCACCGAGGACCGCGGCGTCCAGGTCGTCCAGGGCAGCAGCGCCGAGGTCCAGCACCTCGTCTTCAACATGAAGGACCCCGTCGCCGGCAAGCTCGCCGTCCGCAAGGCGATCGCCCACCTCGTCGACCGCGACGCCCTCGTCGAGGACGTCTACAAGTCGACCGCCACGCCGCTCTACTCGATCGTCCCGGCCGGCATCAACGGCCACAACACCGCCTTCTTCGACACCTACGGCGCCCCCGACCCGGCGAAGGCCAAGAAGGCCCTCCGCGCCGCCGGCATCACGGACAAGGTCACCCTCACCCTCTGGTCCACCCCCAGCCGCTACGGCCCCTCCACCGACGCCGAGCTCAAGGCCATCGCCGCCCAGCTCAACGCCAGCGGCCTCTTCGACGCCGACGTCAAGTCCGTCGCCTTCGACCAGTACGAGAAGGACATCGCCGCCGGCAAGTACGGCGTCTACGTCAAGGGCTGGGTCCCCGACTACCCCGACGCCGACAACTTCACCGCGCCCTTCTTCGGCGAGGGCAACGTCCTCTCCAACCACTACGAGAACAAGACGATCACCGGCACCCTGCTGCCGAAGACCGCCGCCACCGCCGACCGCTCCGCCACCGACAAGGAGTACGGCGCGCTCCAGGACGTCGTCGCCGAGGAACTCCCCGTCCTCCCGCTCTGGCAGGGCAAGCAGTACGCCGTCACCCGCGACGGCGTCACCGGCCTCGAATGGACCCTCGACGCCTCCACCGTCTTCCGCTTCTGGGAGCTCCGCACCAGCTGA
- a CDS encoding ABC transporter substrate-binding protein yields the protein MNRKTLVLPAVAGLLAPLLAACGTGEDNRAIVVGTTDQFVATEEAPAPLDPAYAYDTGAWNILRQTVQTLVHVPRGGGQPVPEAAESCGFSDTASESYRCVLRPGLTFADGTPVTAEDVKYSIDRVRKIKSDNGAAALLSTIDTVETKGDREIVFHLNAPDATFPYKLSTPVAGILSKDKYAADALREGFEVDGSGPYTLKTETDGDQATRFVFSRNPHYKGDITPRNEKVELRAYADAGTMGKALESKDIDMMARSLSQEQVRDLTESPSEGIRVSEVPGLEIRYLGFNTKAPAVEEKAVRQAMAAVVDRGALVNRVYGPTAEPLYSLIPSSIAGHATPFYEEYGEGDPDRAAAILRKAGVQTPVKLTLHYTTDHYGAETAQEFATLKNQLIASELFDVTVKGTAWSEFRPAQRRGDYAVYGLGWFPDYPDPDNYVAPFLDSDNFLGTPYVNKKVRDQLIPRSRREADRTAANPVYQQIQKIVAQDVPVLPLWQGKQYVAARDDITGVEYALNTSSDLLLWELSRGTTA from the coding sequence ATGAACCGCAAGACCTTGGTGCTGCCGGCCGTGGCCGGACTGCTCGCCCCCCTGCTCGCCGCCTGCGGCACGGGCGAGGACAACAGAGCCATCGTCGTCGGAACCACCGACCAGTTCGTCGCCACCGAGGAGGCGCCCGCCCCCCTCGACCCGGCCTACGCCTACGACACCGGCGCCTGGAACATCCTCCGCCAGACCGTCCAGACCCTCGTCCACGTGCCCCGCGGCGGCGGCCAGCCCGTCCCCGAGGCCGCCGAGAGCTGCGGCTTCTCCGACACCGCCAGCGAGAGCTACCGCTGCGTCCTGCGCCCCGGCCTCACCTTCGCCGACGGCACCCCCGTCACCGCCGAGGACGTCAAGTACTCCATCGACCGGGTCCGGAAGATCAAGTCCGACAACGGCGCCGCCGCCCTCCTGTCGACCATCGACACCGTCGAGACCAAGGGCGACCGCGAGATCGTCTTCCACCTCAACGCCCCCGACGCCACCTTCCCGTACAAGCTCTCCACCCCCGTCGCCGGCATCCTCAGCAAGGACAAGTACGCCGCCGACGCGCTCCGCGAGGGCTTCGAGGTGGACGGCTCCGGCCCGTACACCCTCAAGACCGAGACGGACGGCGACCAGGCCACCCGCTTCGTCTTCTCCCGCAACCCCCACTACAAGGGCGACATCACGCCCCGCAACGAGAAGGTCGAACTCCGCGCCTACGCCGACGCCGGCACCATGGGCAAGGCCCTGGAGAGCAAGGACATCGACATGATGGCCCGCTCCCTCTCCCAGGAGCAGGTCCGCGACCTCACCGAGAGCCCCAGCGAGGGCATCCGCGTCTCCGAGGTCCCCGGCCTGGAGATCCGCTACCTCGGCTTCAACACCAAGGCCCCCGCCGTCGAGGAGAAGGCCGTCCGCCAGGCCATGGCCGCCGTCGTCGACCGCGGCGCCCTCGTCAACCGGGTCTACGGCCCCACCGCGGAGCCGCTCTACTCGCTGATCCCCTCCAGCATCGCCGGTCACGCCACCCCCTTCTACGAGGAGTACGGCGAGGGCGACCCCGACCGCGCCGCCGCCATCCTCCGCAAGGCCGGCGTCCAGACCCCGGTCAAGCTCACCCTCCACTACACCACCGACCACTACGGCGCCGAGACCGCCCAGGAGTTCGCGACGCTGAAGAACCAGCTCATCGCCAGCGAACTCTTCGACGTCACCGTCAAGGGCACCGCCTGGTCCGAGTTCCGCCCCGCCCAGCGCCGCGGCGACTACGCCGTCTACGGCCTCGGCTGGTTCCCCGACTACCCGGACCCGGACAACTACGTCGCGCCCTTCCTCGACAGCGACAACTTCCTCGGCACCCCGTACGTCAACAAGAAGGTCCGCGACCAGCTCATCCCGCGCTCCCGCCGCGAGGCCGACCGCACCGCCGCCAACCCCGTCTACCAGCAGATCCAGAAGATCGTCGCCCAGGACGTGCCCGTCCTGCCGCTCTGGCAGGGCAAGCAGTACGTCGCCGCGCGCGACGACATCACCGGTGTCGAGTACGCCCTCAACACCTCCTCCGACCTGCTGCTCTGGGAGCTGAGCCGGGGCACCACCGCCTGA
- a CDS encoding response regulator, with translation MTIRVLLVDDQPLLRTGFRMILEAEQDITVVGEAGDGLQALDQVRALQPDVVLMDIRMPRMDGVEATRQITGPGRDGPAKVLVLTTFDLDEYVVEALRAGASGFLLKDAPANELVQAIRVVAAGEAMLAPSITRRLLDKYSAHLPTGEEQVPDTLGTLTDREVEVLKLVARGLSNAEIAADLFVSETTVKTHVGHVLTKLGLRDRVQAAVYAYESGLVRPGGNGQ, from the coding sequence GTGACGATTCGCGTCCTCCTGGTCGACGACCAGCCGCTGCTGCGCACCGGCTTCCGGATGATTCTGGAGGCGGAGCAGGACATCACGGTGGTGGGTGAGGCCGGGGACGGTCTGCAGGCGCTGGACCAGGTGCGGGCGCTGCAGCCGGACGTGGTGCTGATGGACATCCGGATGCCGCGGATGGACGGGGTGGAGGCGACCCGGCAGATCACCGGTCCGGGCCGTGACGGGCCGGCGAAGGTGCTGGTGCTGACCACGTTCGACCTGGACGAGTACGTGGTGGAGGCGCTGCGCGCGGGGGCGAGCGGCTTCCTGCTGAAGGACGCTCCGGCGAACGAGCTGGTGCAGGCGATCCGGGTGGTGGCGGCGGGCGAGGCGATGCTGGCCCCGTCGATCACGCGGCGGCTGCTGGACAAGTACTCGGCGCATCTGCCGACGGGCGAGGAGCAGGTGCCGGACACGCTGGGCACGCTGACCGACCGTGAGGTGGAGGTGCTGAAGCTGGTGGCGCGCGGGTTGTCGAACGCGGAGATCGCGGCGGATCTGTTCGTCAGCGAGACGACGGTCAAGACGCATGTGGGCCATGTGCTGACGAAGCTGGGCCTGCGCGACCGGGTGCAGGCGGCGGTGTACGCGTACGAGAGCGGTCTGGTGCGGCCGGGGGGCAACGGCCAGTAG
- a CDS encoding HAD family phosphatase produces MTSTVPASLIHANGSSALQAVFLDMDGTLVDTEGFWWDAEVEVFADLGHRLDEAWRDIVVGGPMTRSAGYLIESTGADITLDELTVLLNEKFEQRIERGVPLMPGAERLLAELARHSIPTALVSASHRRIIDRVLESVGRDRFHLTVAGDEVSRTKPHPEPYLTAARGVGADPALCAVIEDTATGVAAGEAAGCRVVAVPSVAPIPAMPGRVVVRSLEEVDVPFLRTLVSGI; encoded by the coding sequence ATGACCAGTACGGTCCCCGCGTCCCTGATCCACGCCAACGGAAGCTCCGCCCTGCAGGCGGTCTTCCTCGACATGGACGGGACCCTCGTCGACACCGAGGGCTTCTGGTGGGACGCCGAGGTCGAGGTCTTCGCCGACCTCGGACACCGGCTCGACGAGGCATGGCGGGACATCGTGGTCGGCGGGCCGATGACCCGCAGCGCCGGCTACCTGATCGAGTCCACCGGCGCCGACATCACCCTCGACGAGCTGACCGTGCTGCTCAACGAGAAGTTCGAGCAGCGCATCGAGCGGGGCGTGCCCCTCATGCCCGGCGCCGAGCGGCTGCTGGCCGAGCTGGCCCGGCACTCCATCCCCACCGCCCTCGTCTCCGCCTCCCACCGGCGGATCATCGACCGCGTCCTGGAGTCCGTCGGCCGCGACCGCTTCCACCTCACCGTCGCCGGCGACGAGGTCAGCCGCACCAAGCCGCACCCGGAGCCGTATCTGACTGCCGCCCGCGGCGTCGGAGCCGACCCCGCCCTGTGCGCCGTCATCGAGGACACCGCGACCGGCGTCGCCGCCGGCGAGGCGGCCGGCTGCCGGGTCGTCGCCGTGCCCTCCGTCGCCCCGATCCCCGCCATGCCCGGACGGGTCGTGGTCCGCTCGCTCGAAGAGGTCGACGTACCGTTCCTGCGCACCCTCGTCTCGGGAATCTGA